The nucleotide sequence GCATCAAAAATTCCCCTGTAAGTGCCGAGCTTTTCAAGCGGGATTATCTTCTGAAACAGGCTGTCAAAGGAAATGTTTAGAATCTGCCTTCCAAAGTTCAGGAGCAAAATCCCGACAAAGAGCAGACCCAACGAAGGCAAGCCTAAAAGCAGAACCGCCAGGCTTTCAAGCAGCATTCCAATGAAGATGGGTTTTGAGATTCCGATTTTACGCTTGTGGGCAAAGAGAGCTATTCCAGAAGCACCAGCTAAGCTTCCTAAAGTTCCAACTGAGTTCAGCAGACCGTAAATGACTTCTCCTTTGGTCAAACTTTTGAGAGTGCCAAAGACAAAAATCCTTGCTGGTGCTATTGCAAAGTTGAAGAGCAGAACCAACGCAATTCCTGCAAAAATGACTTTGCGAGAAATTTCAAATTGAACTGATTTGCTTTCTTTTTCAATCGTTTTTCCTGTCTCACTGGAATGTTAATGTATGGAATGAGAAGCAGGGCCCCAATTAAGAGAAGAAGTGCATCCAAAAGCATGAGCCTAACTCCAAAGAGGTAAGCAAGATAGCCCACAACAGGGAACCCAAGAAGAGAAGTTACCTCTCCGATAGTTTGTACTTTTGCGTTGAGCTTTTGAAGCTCAGATTCTTCAAAAGTCATGGAAGCTATAAGCGTAAAGCCGAAGTATCTATGGAGAATATCAAGAGCCGAGATTAGTGAAATTAAGAGGTAAAAGGCCCAAATGTTTGAGGCAAACTTTATTATTGTCAGAGCAAAGAAAGACTGAATGAACAATGCGAGAAAAGCGAGCCTAACTTTTTTTCTCGGTCTTATCAAGAAAGCGACCCATCAACGGAGGAAATATAACCCAGGGAAGCATGGAAGCAAATGAATAACCCGCAACACTCAGGAGGAACTCGTTTGGTTAAGAAGATGCCAAGGTAGGACAATGCTTTCAATTGCATCTCCAATGACTCTGAGTACAGTTGTGATCAGTAGGAGTGTGTAGAGTTTAGATTTCATTGAAGTCACCATTAACTTCCTTTTACTTTTTGGAGTTACCTCAGATAAAAGTTATAAATTTTCTGGAGAACTTTAAATATGCCGTTCACACCTTTCCATTTTGGGTCAGCGTTATTATTTGCAACGCTCTTTGGGTATTTGGATTTCTTAACTTTCATGATTGCTAATGTAATTATAGACTTTGAACCCTTCTTGGTTCTGAGCTTTGATTTGGATTTACGCTATGGCTATCCACTTCACGGCTTTTTCCACACCTTCATCGGAGGCTCTCTGGTTGCCTTAGCTTTGGCGGAGGTTATGGCAAAATTTTACAAACATTTGGGAAAAGAGATAAATATCAAAAAGCTTAGAATCACAGCATTGAGTGGAGTTTGGCTTCATATAGTTCTTGATTCTTTCATCTACACGGACATAAAGCCCTTTTTTCCTCTGAGCTGGAATCCGTTTTATGGTGTATTTTCTGCTTCCGAAGTTTACGGATTTTGCATAGGAGCTTTTTTGCTAGGAGTGCCCTTATATTTGCTGAGAAAAATCAGAGCATCTTCCTGAACACTAAAACGTCAGGCTCCTTAAAGTTAGTCCAGTTCTTAAAGCCAAGCTCTTTTAGGGGTTCAATCAAGTCTCTTCTCTCCTCAGGAAGCATTATATCAATGCTATCATAGCCAATTTTGCTTGCTTCAAAACTCATCGCAGGCAAAAGGGTCTCTATGCTCTCAGCAGAAAGCCTAAAAGGTGTAAATGTGGGCTCATTTTCATGCATTGGGACATAAGAGAACTTAACTCCACTGTATTCTCTAATTTCTGCCTTTTTGTTCAGCCACTCAAGACTTTCTTTGCATTTATGCAGAAACTTCCAGCCATATGGAATATAGTCGCTGTACTCAAGCTCACTTAAAGATTCAATTTTTGTCCTCTTTGGCTCGATTTTTTCACCGAGAGGTTTTTGGAGATAATAAAATCGCTCTACGACCTTAAACCCATCTTTCTTTGCCATAGCAATGCTCTCTTTGTTGAGGAAATAGGTTGAGAACTCCAGTGCATCTATAGCGCCTTTCTCTGCCAGCTCTTTTCCTTTGTGAAGCATGAAATTATGAAGAATCCTCCCAAAGCCGCGCTTTTGGTAGTTAGGATGAACTCTAAGACCTTCAAGCCAGCCGACTTTGTCAGGTAAGATTGTAAGCTTTGCCGTTCCGATAACTTTTCCTTCCAGCTCAAGGACGTAGAAGTTTCCACCTTTTAACCAGGTCTCAAAAACTCGAGCGAGGTAGTCCTCACCTTCCCATGTTAAGCGGGCTATCTCCCCAATAAAAGGCTTATCTTCTGGTTTAGCTTCCCTAATAAGAGGCTCCATCTCTATCCCCAAACCTTATTTATGAGTTTCGAGGATATAAAGCTTTGAGGTGTTGAGATGATTTCCCAAACTCACCTTAAAGTTCTCCGCAAGCTATATGAGCGGTTAAAGGATAGTGATGTGAACTGGGTTGTTACTGGAAGAAACGCTTTGTACAAATTAAAGGTATGGAAATTCCAGTTTTGGATTTAGAATATGAGTATCAAGCCTATCTCAAGCTGGGAAGGATTAAAAAAGCGAAGATACTGAAGAAGTTTTTAGAGGAGAGAAAAAATGAGAGCAGTCACAAATAGTTTAAGTCTTTCGTGCGACCACTATTATGCGTGGCGCTTTTAGTGAGAGTTCCCTCCCATCAAAGCCCCCATAAACCTTTTCTATCTTAAAGCCAGCTCTTTTGAGAATTTCCATTAGCTCTGTGTATGTGTAAATCCTTAAAGAGTACTCAACAACCCTTCTTTGGGTATTTCGAATGATTATTCTTCTGACGTGCATCCTTCCAGTTAGAATATCAAAGCTCGGCATGTCAATCATCAAATTTCCACCCTTCTCAAGCACGGAGCACGGAGAAAGATGCTTAACTACGAAATCTCTATTTGGAACATCAAGGCAAAAAAGTCCATTTGGCTTTAAGGCTTTGTAAACGTTTTGCAATACTTTAAAGTTCTCCTCGTCACTAAAATAACCAAATGATGTGTAGAGAAGCAAAACTATGTCAAATTCTTCTTTAAAGTTTGTTTCTCTCATGTCCCCTTTCATGAACTTAACGCTTACTCCTTGTTCTTCTGCTTTCTTTCTTGCGATCTCTAGGAAACCCTCCATTATGTCAACGCCAACTACTTCATGCCCTAACTCTGCCAGCTTTATCGCATGTCTCCCAAAGCCACAGGCTAAATCAAGGATTCTCTTTGGCCCCTTCAATTCAAGAGCTTTTACCAGAAACTCGACTTCCTTTTGCGTTCTCTCCTCGGTCAGCTTTTCTGAGTAGAAGTACATGTAGTCATCAACGTCAAAGACTTCCTCGATATTAAAGGTCATCCTATATTCCCCCTTAAACTATTCACAACTTCCACAGTCCTCCTTGCTAAATAATCAACCAATATTTTTACAGTTTTTCCTTATTCATACCTAGACACACAGATTTTCACTCCCCTATCTTCTTAACATATCTTCCAGCAATCCACCCAGCCAAAACTCCTCCAATAATGATTAAGTAAGGATAAGCTAAAGCTATTAGAGTTTTGATTTTCTCAGTAATATATCTCCAAAAGAGCGGGACAAGCAACCAGATTATAAGCACGGCAATCCATATCCGCTTCATTTCTTAACCCTCCTCTTCTGAGACCATTTCCAGCTTTTCTCAAAATCTTTTCTAAGGAGCACTCCGAGGAAAATTTTCTTGTTCCCTAGGATGATGGCCACATTTGTGCCACCCTAAGCGATCATCAGGAGCATCCAAGCGATTATTGGGACTCTCAGACTTCCGGTGTGGTATGCCACATAGTATATCACTAAGGCAACACTGCTCATATAGAGAGCAAGCCCAAGAGCCTGAAGCGCGTTCATTTCAATAATCAGGTTTAGGATATGGGCAAAGCCCCAGAAAACCATCGGAAAGATTATTGCTCTTCTTGCTCCAACGAATTTGGACGTTCCAAGGTAGAGAGTATTGACTGAGAGGATTTCAATGAGATAGTAAATGTATTCGGAGGTGAGTCCCAAGAGGGCTAAAGGTTTATTTTCTCCAGCCAGTTTTAGGTGAAAGTTAAACTCCCGCAGAATTTGGAGCTTGTAACTGGAAACACCCACGCAGATCACTTCAATGATTATAAAAGGTACTAAGAGTACTATCCCTAGAATCAGTCCTCGTTTCCCCAGACTACCCTGGTACAGGCTGGAGAACCTCAGACCAACGGCAGAAGTAAGTATAAAGATCATCAAAATCCGCAGACCACTTATAGCCCATACCTTAGTAAGGTATTGGAATGATGTTTGGGACTTTATGTGACCTGTTATCGAGTAGAACACTCCAATAACCGCAAGCTCGAGGCCCCAATGGACGAAAATGAACCATGTGACTGTAAAGAGGAGTAAATTTCGTGATAGGGATTTTTCAGTTGGCATATCTAATACCTCCTTATACATGTGAGATGTATTATTTACGACGCAAAAGAGTTTTAAATATTTACGCTTCTTAGTTATGCTGGTGATGTTATGAACAAGGGTATAAAAGGAGTCGTTGCAGGCATTGGAATAATGCTGACCTTCGATGTGCTGACGTTAATGCTCCGCCGGGAGATTGGTTTTGTGCCCATTGGACTGATAATCTTCATCCTGATGTATCTCATAGTACGTTTGATAGGTTATACCCGTGAGGACGTGGGTCTAGCGGGCCCCTTTGACTGGAAGCTTCACGTTGCACTGCCAATTGCTTTCGTATTTCTGAACTTCACATGGATTCTGCCCTTTGGCGTTGGAATAAAGAGACTCCATCCTCTAATCTACATTGCTGGATTGATAAAGTACCTGATATTCGTTGCACTCTATGAGGAGCTCCTGTTTAGAGGAATAATTCAGCGCGGGTTTGAGCTGTGGAAGGGACCAAAAGCTGCTGTTATCCTAACGGCTATAATCTTTGGCTTAAGCCACATAGCATCTAGATTCACCTTCGAACTGACCTTTATCAACTTCTGGCGCATCTATAATCCCTTACTCTTTGGCTTCGTCTGGAGCATTTATAGGTGGAAATTCAGGCGCATAGAAGGGCTAATCCTTGCACACGGCCTCGGCGACTTCATCGACAGAATCCTAACGCTCGAAAGATCGGAATGGCTTTTGAACACAACAGCTGGGCACATATACATGGTTGTCGCCTACACTCTCGTGCAACTGGTGACATTTTACACCTACCTGAAGCTTGGAAAGAAATACAGCCTGACGGAAGATAACAATGCTCTAGTCTAATAGGAGAGAAGCTGGACTGCCATTTCCATCCTGTCTCTCTTCTCCCTAACTCCAAGTGCAATGTTCTTTCCGAGCGCTTCTACCCATCCACCCTCCCAGAGCTTCTTTTTCCAGACTAACTTTCCGTCGAAGTCAAGCTTGGCAACAATGGCACTCCCATCGAGTTCTCCACCAACGAGTATTCCATCGCTAAGGATTTGAATGGCCGTTCCAGTACCCTCTCCGAGCATTGCCTCCCAATTCCCAATTAGGGAAACCCAAAACCCTCCATTTTTGTCGCCCGTAATGAGGATTTTGCCGTTCAGATCTGTGACATCTAGTGCTATTCCTTCCCCGAGAGTTTTCTCTCCGATTGTGTTTCCTTCCTCATCGAGCTCAAAAGTTATTACACTCCAGCCAGCATCTTTCACGCTTCCTATCAGAGTGGAGCTGCCTTTGCCTTCAATGAGGCCCCCAAAAATTGCATCCTCCCAAGAACTGAGTGTTCTCTTCCAGAGCGGGTTGCCCTTAAGGTCTGTCTTCATGACGAAAAAACCTCTTCTGCTACCATCCGAGACCTCACCACCCAAAAGAATGCCGTCATCAAGGGGGACTATTGAATATACACACTCATTGCCAAGGATTCTGTATTTCCTTTCCCAGATTTTGTTTCCATTCCCATCTATCTTTGCAAGATATGCCTTCCAATTCTTTCCACCCTCTGGAGTGGCTATTCCTTCACCAGCCCCGCCTATAAGATAATCACTATTTATTTTGACTATCGAATGCCCCTCCCAGTCATTTTTGCCGCCAAAGAGCTTGAACCACTCGAGTTCCCCTTCCTTATTCAGCTTGAGGAGCATAATCTTGTAGTTCTTATTTCTCACGCTCCCAATGATTAAAATGCCGTCTTCCATAGATACTCCAGCTACTGGAACAGTTTCTTTTCCAAATGTGTAGAGCCTCACGGTTTCACCCCCACAGTTACAACATTAAAGGTTCCCAAATAGTGCGTCTCCACTTCAAACCCGACTTTTCTAAGGATGAACTCCACAATCCATGGTGCCCAGACGTTAATCTTCACTCTAAAGAAATAGCCCTTCTCAAGGTTAATGAAAAGCCGCTCTACTTGGCCCTTTGTCGTATCGAGGGAAACATGGAAAGAAATGAATGGATCTTCAACGAGCGCATCTCTATAGCCTTGATGGAGCAGTCTAACCCAGTCTGCATATTCAAGGAACAGAACCCCACTAGGTTTGAGAACCTTGAAAGCCTCTTGGACAATTTTATCAAAGTCATAGATGCTTAAATGAGGAAGAGGATTCCCTAAAAGCGCAACTAAATCAAAGTTCTCATTTGGGAAATCGAGTTTTCTTGCGTCCATAACTCTAAACTCCGCTTTATATCCAAGCTCTTCTGCAATTTTCTTTGCTTTCTCTATGAGTTCTTCTTGAAGGTCAATTCCAATAACCTCAAACCCTAAGTCTTCGAGAGCAAAAGTCGAGATTCCCATGCCACAGCCAATATCCAAAGCCTTACCGCTTTTGATGGGGAGGAATTTTCCAAGTAAGGCTTTCTGCTTCTCCATTCTTTTCTTTCCAACTTCAGTTCTTGGATCATATATCCAGAGCTTTTCCTTATAAGTTGGTTCAAAAGTCTCTCCAAGGTTTTTGAACATGGTATCACCTCATTCGAGCAATAATCAAGTCATTATCCTTAAACTCAGCCTCAAAGCCGTTCTTCTCAAAAACATAGCGCAGAATCCACGGCGACCAGATGTAAAATTTGTCTCTTGAGAATACTCCCTTTTCAAAATCGATAAGCAGCCTCTCAAGGTATCCCTCATAAACGTTTACATCAACGTTTATTCTAACCAACCCCTCAGCCTCAAGCCCTGGCTGGTTAAAGCCTCGGATAAGCGTCCAAAGGAAGTCACTTTCTTGAATTACAATGTGGCCTTGAGGCTTTAGGACTCGTCTAACTTCTTGCAAAATCTTATCAAAATCCCAGATGCTAAAATGTGCCAGCGGATACCCAAGCAATGCAACAAGGTCAAAGGTGTTTTCTTTGAAGTTTAGATTTTTAGCATCCATAGTATAAAATTCTGCCTTCGAGCCTCGTTTTTTCGCTAGCTCTTTGGCTCGTTCAACGGCTTTTTCTTGAATGTCTATCCCAATAACCTCAAAACCAAGCTCCTCTAAGACAAAACTGCTTAGTCCAGCGTTGCAGCCAATGTCCAAAGCTCTGCCGCTTTTAATAGGTAAGTGTCTTGAAAGGATCTCCATTAACTCCGCAAATCTTTCCCTACCTCTCTCGCTTTCTATATCGTATTCATCTTGGGTTTTTTCGTAAAAAGGAGAATCGGTATAGCCGAGATTCTTGAACATAGCTTCACCCGAAATTACTACATGAGAAAGTTTTAAAACTCTTTTGGATTAGTTAGAAGAGGGGAGCTTGAGTGGACTTTCTCAAACTCTACTATGAGGAAGCCTTCAAAGTGTTCTATGAAGCTGGCGGGAGTGAAGAGGAGCTTTACTGGCTCGTCAGCAGTATGCTAGTCAGATACCCAGCATACAGAGATGAGCTTAAGGTTAGGAGAAAATTGATGGATTGGATAATCCAAGAGACTGAAGGAAGAGTTCTTGACGTCGGTTGTGGTCTTGGAATTTTGACGTTCAGGATGGCACTTAAAGATGAAGTTGAAAAAGTTATGGGTATTGATAAGAGTCAGGAATTGGTAGATTTCTGCAACCGTTTGAGAGACAGAATCACCAGGAAAGCTGAATTTTTATATGGCGATTTTTTAGAGGTTAAGCTTGGAGAAGGAGAAGAATTTGACTTCATTGTTTTCCTCTACACGCTTCACGATTATGAGCCAAAGCCATTTCTTGAGAAAGCGCTTGAAGTATTGAGTCAAGATGGAAAGATTATTATCGGCGATTTTGACATAGATGGACTTAGAGAAAAAATCAGAACATTTGCACAAAAGAATGAACTGAAAATCGCTAAGGATATCACCGTTGGAAAGACAAAGACGCATGGAGATTTTTATGAAGCATTTTTAATGGTCATTGAAGGTGGTTAAGATGTGGCTCGGAAAAGGTCGTGAAATAATAAAGCCCCCAGGAAGCAAAACTGAAAAAGAACCTTACGAGAAGTATTTAATAGTCTTCACTGATATCGCGGCAAATTATGCCAAGCAATTGCTGAATGATGTGGAACTTAAAGAAGAGTGCACTTATGTTCGTCGAGCTTTTGTCGGTGAGTACAAAGGGAAGAAAATCTATGTCCTAAATCCCTACTTTGGGTCACCAGCATCGGTCTTCGCTCTAGAAATCGCAATAGCTCAAGGTGGAAAAGAGTTCTTAGTGGTTGGAGAAGCAGGTGCAATAAAGGAAGGAGTTACAATCGGCGATGTTATACTGCCAACTTGGGCTTTAAGGGAGGAGGGCACAAGCTATCACTATATGCCCCCGGATTACATACCAAAGCCCAGTGAGAGGCTGTTTAATGTACTTGAAAAAGAGGTAAAGCACCAAATTGGAAGAAAACGAATTAGTGTCTTTAAGGGGGGCATATGGACGACGGATGCACCGTTCAGGGAGACAGAGGATAAAGTTAGGGAATATTCAAACCGAGGAATTCTCGGCGTTGAAATGGAGACTTCAGCTTTGATGAGTGTTGCCAGCTTTAGAAGAGTTGATTTGGCAGTTGCATTGGCAGTATCAGATGAACTTTATAAAGAAAAATGGAATCCAGGATTTGGAAGCGGAAAGTTGAAAAGAACGGAAAAACTTTTGGTTAAAGCTGCCTTAGGAGCATTAGTATCTCCTTAAAAATATTGGCCTTAAGCTTTCTCCAGATTTTTGCCATTTCTATCATCATCTTCAAAAAGCTAATAAGCCAAAAAGATAGCACAAATTATAAGGTGATACTCATGGAAAATGGAATTGAAGAACTTGCTAAACTTTGGGAGTCCATTGTTCCAGGGGAAAGTGTCCTAGCAGAATACGACTCCCTGGTGCTTCCCTACAAAGGATTCCACTATTTAATCAGCTGGGCCAGAGAGAAAGGTTATCACATTGTTATTATTGATGTTCTTGACACACTTTACCTGTATAAAACCCAGATTCAACTTGCTGGTTTAGATGCTAATCTTCTTGATAGTGTTGATGTTATTAAAATCGGTGGACGGTTAAACGTGGGAATTTCTCGTGCCAGACTTCCAGCCAATGATGTTCCAAAACTCCTCAAAGAGTTTGACCTAGTATATAACTCACATCTCTCAGAGATTGAATGCGAGAAAAGCATTGTCATTGTCTTGGGTCTTTCTAAGCTGTTGCTGCTTGCTGAATCAAAATTTGAAGGTCTCATGATCATTGACTTGCTCATTAAGTATACAGGGACGCAGAGAAGAACAGCAT is from Thermococcus paralvinellae and encodes:
- a CDS encoding class I SAM-dependent methyltransferase, which codes for MFKNLGETFEPTYKEKLWIYDPRTEVGKKRMEKQKALLGKFLPIKSGKALDIGCGMGISTFALEDLGFEVIGIDLQEELIEKAKKIAEELGYKAEFRVMDARKLDFPNENFDLVALLGNPLPHLSIYDFDKIVQEAFKVLKPSGVLFLEYADWVRLLHQGYRDALVEDPFISFHVSLDTTKGQVERLFINLEKGYFFRVKINVWAPWIVEFILRKVGFEVETHYLGTFNVVTVGVKP
- a CDS encoding class I SAM-dependent methyltransferase gives rise to the protein MTFNIEEVFDVDDYMYFYSEKLTEERTQKEVEFLVKALELKGPKRILDLACGFGRHAIKLAELGHEVVGVDIMEGFLEIARKKAEEQGVSVKFMKGDMRETNFKEEFDIVLLLYTSFGYFSDEENFKVLQNVYKALKPNGLFCLDVPNRDFVVKHLSPCSVLEKGGNLMIDMPSFDILTGRMHVRRIIIRNTQRRVVEYSLRIYTYTELMEILKRAGFKIEKVYGGFDGRELSLKAPRIIVVARKT
- a CDS encoding GNAT family N-acetyltransferase is translated as MEPLIREAKPEDKPFIGEIARLTWEGEDYLARVFETWLKGGNFYVLELEGKVIGTAKLTILPDKVGWLEGLRVHPNYQKRGFGRILHNFMLHKGKELAEKGAIDALEFSTYFLNKESIAMAKKDGFKVVERFYYLQKPLGEKIEPKRTKIESLSELEYSDYIPYGWKFLHKCKESLEWLNKKAEIREYSGVKFSYVPMHENEPTFTPFRLSAESIETLLPAMSFEASKIGYDSIDIMLPEERRDLIEPLKELGFKNWTNFKEPDVLVFRKML
- a CDS encoding metal-dependent hydrolase; its protein translation is MPFTPFHFGSALLFATLFGYLDFLTFMIANVIIDFEPFLVLSFDLDLRYGYPLHGFFHTFIGGSLVALALAEVMAKFYKHLGKEINIKKLRITALSGVWLHIVLDSFIYTDIKPFFPLSWNPFYGVFSASEVYGFCIGAFLLGVPLYLLRKIRASS
- a CDS encoding nucleoside phosphorylase translates to MWLGKGREIIKPPGSKTEKEPYEKYLIVFTDIAANYAKQLLNDVELKEECTYVRRAFVGEYKGKKIYVLNPYFGSPASVFALEIAIAQGGKEFLVVGEAGAIKEGVTIGDVILPTWALREEGTSYHYMPPDYIPKPSERLFNVLEKEVKHQIGRKRISVFKGGIWTTDAPFRETEDKVREYSNRGILGVEMETSALMSVASFRRVDLAVALAVSDELYKEKWNPGFGSGKLKRTEKLLVKAALGALVSP
- a CDS encoding CPBP family intramembrane glutamic endopeptidase, whose amino-acid sequence is MNKGIKGVVAGIGIMLTFDVLTLMLRREIGFVPIGLIIFILMYLIVRLIGYTREDVGLAGPFDWKLHVALPIAFVFLNFTWILPFGVGIKRLHPLIYIAGLIKYLIFVALYEELLFRGIIQRGFELWKGPKAAVILTAIIFGLSHIASRFTFELTFINFWRIYNPLLFGFVWSIYRWKFRRIEGLILAHGLGDFIDRILTLERSEWLLNTTAGHIYMVVAYTLVQLVTFYTYLKLGKKYSLTEDNNALV
- a CDS encoding class I SAM-dependent methyltransferase; its protein translation is MDFLKLYYEEAFKVFYEAGGSEEELYWLVSSMLVRYPAYRDELKVRRKLMDWIIQETEGRVLDVGCGLGILTFRMALKDEVEKVMGIDKSQELVDFCNRLRDRITRKAEFLYGDFLEVKLGEGEEFDFIVFLYTLHDYEPKPFLEKALEVLSQDGKIIIGDFDIDGLREKIRTFAQKNELKIAKDITVGKTKTHGDFYEAFLMVIEGG
- a CDS encoding class I SAM-dependent methyltransferase is translated as MFKNLGYTDSPFYEKTQDEYDIESERGRERFAELMEILSRHLPIKSGRALDIGCNAGLSSFVLEELGFEVIGIDIQEKAVERAKELAKKRGSKAEFYTMDAKNLNFKENTFDLVALLGYPLAHFSIWDFDKILQEVRRVLKPQGHIVIQESDFLWTLIRGFNQPGLEAEGLVRINVDVNVYEGYLERLLIDFEKGVFSRDKFYIWSPWILRYVFEKNGFEAEFKDNDLIIARMR
- a CDS encoding DUF257 family protein — translated: MENGIEELAKLWESIVPGESVLAEYDSLVLPYKGFHYLISWAREKGYHIVIIDVLDTLYLYKTQIQLAGLDANLLDSVDVIKIGGRLNVGISRARLPANDVPKLLKEFDLVYNSHLSEIECEKSIVIVLGLSKLLLLAESKFEGLMIIDLLIKYTGTQRRTAFYFVNVDVLENSSHYLVPLLEELATTVIKVTRARRGDDTEPYVYVKVVKAVNAEVEGIKIKL
- a CDS encoding MFS transporter, which translates into the protein MIRPRKKVRLAFLALFIQSFFALTIIKFASNIWAFYLLISLISALDILHRYFGFTLIASMTFEESELQKLNAKVQTIGEVTSLLGFPVVGYLAYLFGVRLMLLDALLLLIGALLLIPYINIPVRQEKRLKKKANQFNLKFLAKSFLQELRWFCSSTLQ